CATGAAATCAGTCATTTCTTCTAGATCCATGGAGGCACTGCTGGCTACTTCTGCTTCCTCCGGGCAATGCTGAAATACCGCCGGATTTACTAAGGATCCGGCATATAAAATGACCTCTGCCTGTCTGATCTTCTCGTATGCTTTAACCGTTAGCAGCTCCGGATCTCCCGGGCCTGCTCCAATAAATATAACCTGACTCATCTATGATAGGCTCCTTTCCATTTTAGGAAGATATCGCATTCTTTTTGGTGATGTGTTTGTAGCGATCTTTTTTTCAAAGGTGCTTGTTGTTAGTCCTTGCCTTTTTTGACTTTAAGCAAGGCTACGGACATATAGGGTAGTGAAGGGTCTTTAAGAATTTCAATGTCCTGACTGAGGCTTTCTTCTTTGCTTCCCAGCCGAGAAGCCAGGGAAAAACAGATGCGGTCTTGGCGAGGTTTGAGCCATTTGTAAAGGGCTTCCCGACAGGCGGATACTTTTAACAGGGCTATATTATCTGTCATCCGTTCCAATTGGTGAATCAAAGCTTCTTCACTTTCTGTTCCAGGCCAGATCAATAGTCCTTCATCTTCTTCTGTTAAAGGCAGGTTGAGGCTGGCGGCGGCGGCACTGGGGGCACTGATGCCTGGAATGGTGCTTACCTGATACCCCATCTCCTGCAAGGTTTTCATCACATAGCTGTAAGTGCTGTATAGCAATGCATCTCCTAAGGTAATCATCACCGCATTCTTGCCAGTCTCCAAAACCTCTGCTATTTGGTGGCTTTGTAATAAACGCTGGGCTTTTCGTTCTTCCGGATTGGAAGTCATTTGGGAAAGCAGGGGAATCACCCGAGTTTCGGCGGAAATCCAGGGTTCTATAATTT
Above is a window of Tindallia californiensis DNA encoding:
- the cobI gene encoding precorrin-2 C(20)-methyltransferase, coding for MKGILTGIGVGPGDPELVTLKAINVIKKTEVLFYPVTKIGSQSAALQIIEPWISAETRVIPLLSQMTSNPEERKAQRLLQSHQIAEVLETGKNAVMITLGDALLYSTYSYVMKTLQEMGYQVSTIPGISAPSAAAASLNLPLTEEDEGLLIWPGTESEEALIHQLERMTDNIALLKVSACREALYKWLKPRQDRICFSLASRLGSKEESLSQDIEILKDPSLPYMSVALLKVKKGKD